A genomic region of Arachis stenosperma cultivar V10309 chromosome 9, arast.V10309.gnm1.PFL2, whole genome shotgun sequence contains the following coding sequences:
- the LOC130950845 gene encoding uncharacterized protein LOC130950845 — translation MNSAMDDMNLIQQAQRHHLVVREIGEEIDLEIGPGDDDPPFGNTIIVAPMRESSVEEHGESKQMGMVSQLPNDAQDMSKNQPVKRKKKVVKRWREEWADTYKWAYVDVKEGTARIFCSVCREYGRKHRRNPYGNEGSRNMQMSALEEHNNSLLHKEALRLQMASKEKIVADKPVYVKAVMSKTAGSILEATLKRDPHEAEFIQAVQEAIQALERVIAKSSHYVNIMERLLEPERMIVFRVPWLDDRGEIHVNRGFRVQFNQSMGPCRGGIRFHPSMNLSIAKFLGFEQALKNALSPYKLGGAAGGSDFDPKGKSDNEVMRFCQSFMSEMYRYLGPDRDLPSEEIGVGTREMGYLFGQYRRLAGNFQGSFTGPRIFWSGASLRTEATGYGLVFFAQLMLSDMNKELKGLRCVVSGSGKIAMHVLEKLIAYGALPVSVSDSKGYLVDEDGFDYMKIQFLRDIKAQERSLRDYSKTYARSKYYDEAKPWNERCDLAFACASQNEINQSDAVNLVNSGCRILVEGSNMPCTPEAIQVLRKANILVAPAMAAGAGGVVAGELELNHECSLMHWSPEDFESKLQEAMKQTYQRALKAATDFGYQKENPEALVHGSVISSFLTIAQAMTDQGCV, via the exons ATGAATTCTGCAATGGATGATATGAATTTAATTCAGCAAGCCCAGAGGCATCACTTGGTTGTGAGGGAGATTGGTGAAGAGATTGACTTAGAAATTGGGCCTGGGGATGACGATCCTCCGTTTGGTAACACTATAATTGTTGCCCCGATGCGGGAATCTTCTGTTGAGGAACATGGTGAGAGCAAACAGATGGGGATGGTTTCTCAGCTTCCAAATGATGCTCAAGATATGTCGAAGAATCAACCGGTGAAACGTAAGAAGAAGGTTGTTAAAAGATGGAGAGAGGAATGGGCAGACACCTACAAATGGGCATATGTTGATGTAAAAGAGGGGACGGCAAGGATTTTTTGCTCTGTCTGCAGGGAGTATGGCAGGAAGCACAGAAGAAACCCTTATGGGAATGAGGGCAGTCGAAATATGCAGATGAGTGCTTTAGAAGAACATAATAACAGCTTACTTCACAAGGAGGCTCTTCGCCTTCAAATGGCCTCGAAAGAGAAAATTGTCGCTGACAAGCCTGTTTATGTAAAAG CTGTTATGTCAAAAACAGCGGGATCCATTCTTGAAGCTACACTGAAAAGGGATCCTCATGAGGCTGAATTCATTCAGGCAGTCCAGGAGGCAATTCAAGCTCTAGAGAGAGTCATAGCGAAAAGTTCTCA TTATGTCAATATCATGGAGCGCTTGTTGGAACCTGAACGAATGATTGTTTTTCGAGTTCCATGGTTGGATGATAGGGGCGAGATACATGTTAATCGGGGATTTCGTGTACAATTTAACCAGTCAATGGGTCCATGTAGGGGTGGTATTCGTTTTCATCCATCAATGAATTTAAGTATTGCCAAGTTCCTTGGTTTTGAACAG GCATTAAAGAATGCCTTATCACCATACAAATTGGGAGGAGCAGCTGGTGGAAGTGATTTTGATCCAAAAGGAAAAAGTGACAATGAG GTTATGCGATTTTGCCAAAGTTTCATGAGTGAGATGTATCGATACTTGGGTCCTGACAGG GACCTTCCATCAGAGGAAATAGGTGTTGGTACTCGAGAAATGGGGTATCTGTTTGGACAGTATAGACGCCTAGCCGGTAATTTTCAG GGAAGTTTTACAGGGCCAAGGATATTTTGGTCTGGTGCCAGTCTTCGAACTGAAGCTACTGGCTATGGGCTg GTTTTCTTTGCCCAGCTCATGCTTTCTGACATGAATAAAGAACTCAAAGGATTAAG ATGCGTGGTGAGTGGTTCTGGAAAGATTGCAATGCATGTTTTGGAGAAGCTAATTGCTTATGGTGCTCTTCCCGTTTCCGTATCAG ATTCTAAAGGATATTTGGTTGATGAGGATGGATTTGACTACATGAAAATACAATTTCTGAGAGACATCAAAGCTCAAGAGAGAAGTTTGAG AGACTATTCAAAGACATATGCTCGGTCCAAATATTATGATGAAGCAAAACCCTGGAATGAAAGGTGTGATCTTGCATTTGCATGTGCTTCACAGAATGAAATTAATCAATCCGATGCCGTGAATTTGGTTAATTCAGGTTGTCGTATACTAGTAGAAG GTTCAAACATGCCTTGTACCCCCGAGGCAATTCAAGTTCTACGGAAAGCTAATATTCTTGTTGCTCCTGCAATGGCAGCTGGTGCTGGAGGg GTTGTGGCTGGAGAACTTGAATTGAATCATGAATGCAGTTTGATGCACTGGTCACCTGAGGACTTTGAATCTAAATTGCAG GAAGCAATGAAACAGACTTATCAGAGAGCTTTGAAAGCTGCAACTGATTTCGGTTATCAAAAAGAAAATCCTGA GGCTCTGGTACATGGATCAGTCATCTCTTCCTTTCTGACCATTGCTCAAGCAATGACTGATCAAGGCTGTGTATAG
- the LOC130947835 gene encoding uncharacterized protein LOC130947835, with product MMGGGEKSQSSSSRNNAAGRPYGNKGMRNRGGKNGVFCYCGLRTVMKHSTTAENPGRPFYGCPNYEYGIHCNFFRWADGCEDQVSAAPIPPEVLHELSWRMTTLESDVRTVKMMTMMLLAFVVTFGVCLGFSLLGFIFNK from the exons ATGATGGGTGGTGGCGAGAAAAGCCAAAGTAGCTCAAGTAGGAACAACGCCGCAGGCAGACCTTATGGAAACAAAGGAATGCGAAATAGGGGAGGTAAGAACGGTGTTTTCTGTTATTGCGGGCTTCGAACGGTGATGAAGCACTCAACAACTGCAGAAAATCCTGGTAGACCATTTTATGGTTGTCCGAACTATGAG TATGGAATTCACTGTAATTTTTTTCGCTGGGCTGATGGGTGTGAAGATCAAGTTTCTGCAGCACCCATTCCACCAGAAGTTTTGCATGAGTTAAGTTGGAGGATGACAACCTTGGAGAGTGATGTTAGGACCGTGAAGATGATGACAATGATGCTGCTGGCTTTTGTTGTTACttttggtgtgtgtttaggTTTTAGTTTGTTGGGGTTTATATTCAACAAATGA
- the LOC130947410 gene encoding uncharacterized protein LOC130947410: MTMLQKMAKLMEYSHLLDKVDECEDPYMRLVYALLWCIWFERNSRFLQIISERKVRPLESVHSFHGNFSTSNRKHTRRVFSLLLFQLMFSIEHGSTFGWERIIGSNRH; the protein is encoded by the exons ATGACTATGCTTCAGAAAATGGCCAAG TTGATGGAGTACTCCCACTTGCTTGATAAAGTAGATGAGTGTGAGGATCCATACATGCGGCTTGTGTATGCAT TGCTTTGGTGTATTTGGTTTGAAAGGAATTCTAGGTTTTTGCAGATAATCTCAGAAAGGAAGGTAAGGCCGTTAGAGTCGGTTCATTCGTTTCATGGGAACTTTTCAACGAGCAATCGGAAGCATACAAGGAGAGTGTTCTCCCTGCTGCTGTTTCAGCTCATGTTTAGCATTGAGCATGGATCAACATTTGGGTGGGAGAGAATCATTGGAAGCAATAGGCATTGA